Proteins from a single region of Stutzerimonas stutzeri:
- a CDS encoding EAL domain-containing protein, whose product MKIHTDAASRLATEVVTQLPVPSRLGMLRFERLNESSWTLLFLDPACDRYLGVSAADLCSLVDSPYASLMEPSTRHQLHEDIQQQLAGRGHYSVSYRLHTPDDVLDITELGEVCQQYGRELLRGYLMTGRQPESDQDLRVQNARLRTALQQHQQTQDEHIEHMLRSRTQQSLIVRLARHRYGSGNPQLEAAQLITQAASEVYELNHAVIWHLNGTRLEPVACYRRASDSYETLSALELAPYPRYLQALQSGRAVDAQDVLQDHRTCELGEYYYRPQGICSILDASIRVGGEVIGVLSLQHTGKLRAWQADEIAFAGELADQYAQVLANQQRLSATHMLNLFQRAVEQSASAFILVDRDGRVEYVNPAFTVISQFSASEVRGQRLADLKALENLSELLFDTSSALAHSNSWQGEFRSRRKNLEPYWGQLSISKVFNDEGALTHYIGIYEDITRNKLAHQHIERLAYTDNLTNLGNRPCFIRSLEERFAAGAEPRLCLLLVDIDNFKRINDSLGHQIGDKLLTALARRLRNGLSQQSVLARFASNEFALLFDDKGLDEGIRLADQVLRILDKPLFVDKQLISVSGSLGLACSPQHGSDPETLMKHAGQALHKAKANGKNQVQIFTEALHAEANYKLFVENNLRRALLQNELEVFYQPKLCLRTGRLQGLEALLRWNHPEKGMISPDQFISVAEETGLIIPIGKWVAREACRMGVRLSALGLGNPQIAINLSPKQFSDPDLLGSIAAILLEEQLPPAQLELELTESLLLDATEETRQQLIGLKALGLTLAMDDFGTGYSSLSYLKKFPIDVIKIDRSFIKDIPDNQDDVEITSAVIAMARKLHLKVVAEGIETQAQLQFLRLHRCDIGQGYLFDKPIPGNNLSEALRRYPRWS is encoded by the coding sequence ATGAAAATACATACCGATGCCGCCAGCCGTCTGGCGACCGAGGTTGTGACGCAGTTGCCAGTGCCTTCACGGCTCGGCATGCTGCGTTTCGAGCGCCTGAACGAATCCAGCTGGACACTACTATTTCTCGACCCTGCCTGCGATCGGTACCTCGGCGTTTCCGCCGCAGACCTCTGCTCGCTGGTCGACTCTCCCTATGCCAGCCTGATGGAGCCCAGCACCCGCCATCAGTTGCATGAGGATATCCAGCAGCAATTGGCAGGTCGTGGGCACTATTCGGTCAGCTACCGTCTGCATACGCCAGATGACGTGCTGGACATCACCGAACTGGGGGAAGTCTGCCAGCAATACGGCCGCGAGCTGCTCCGGGGCTATCTCATGACCGGTCGACAACCTGAGTCGGATCAGGATCTCAGGGTGCAGAACGCCAGACTACGAACGGCGCTGCAGCAGCATCAGCAAACGCAGGACGAGCACATCGAGCACATGCTGCGCTCGCGCACCCAGCAGAGCCTGATCGTCAGACTGGCGCGCCATCGCTATGGCTCCGGCAATCCGCAACTGGAGGCGGCGCAACTGATAACTCAGGCCGCCAGTGAGGTCTACGAACTCAACCACGCAGTGATTTGGCATCTGAATGGCACCCGCCTGGAGCCAGTCGCCTGCTACCGTCGCGCCAGCGACAGCTACGAAACGCTGTCAGCGCTGGAGCTGGCTCCATACCCGCGCTATTTGCAGGCCCTGCAGAGTGGCCGCGCCGTCGATGCTCAGGACGTTTTGCAGGACCATCGCACCTGCGAGCTGGGCGAATACTACTATCGTCCCCAGGGTATTTGCTCGATCCTCGACGCCAGCATCCGCGTCGGCGGCGAGGTAATAGGCGTGCTCAGCCTGCAACACACCGGCAAACTGCGAGCCTGGCAAGCCGACGAGATCGCCTTTGCCGGCGAACTGGCCGATCAGTACGCCCAGGTCTTGGCGAACCAGCAGCGCCTGAGCGCCACACATATGCTGAATCTGTTCCAGCGCGCGGTGGAACAGAGCGCCAGCGCGTTCATATTGGTCGATCGAGACGGACGGGTGGAATACGTCAATCCGGCCTTTACCGTCATCAGCCAGTTTTCCGCATCCGAGGTACGAGGGCAGCGGTTGGCCGACCTGAAGGCTCTGGAAAACCTCAGCGAGCTGCTTTTCGACACCTCCTCGGCACTTGCCCATAGCAATAGCTGGCAAGGGGAATTCCGCTCCCGACGCAAGAATCTGGAGCCCTACTGGGGGCAGCTGTCGATCTCCAAAGTCTTCAACGACGAAGGCGCACTTACCCACTACATCGGCATCTACGAAGACATCACCCGTAACAAGCTGGCGCACCAGCACATCGAACGCCTGGCCTACACCGACAACCTGACCAACCTGGGCAACCGGCCGTGTTTCATCCGCAGCCTTGAAGAACGCTTCGCCGCTGGTGCAGAGCCCAGGCTTTGCTTGCTACTGGTGGACATCGACAACTTCAAACGTATCAACGACAGCCTTGGCCACCAGATCGGCGACAAACTGCTGACCGCCCTCGCTCGCCGCCTGCGCAACGGGCTGAGCCAGCAAAGCGTACTGGCGCGTTTCGCCAGCAATGAATTTGCCCTGCTGTTCGACGACAAGGGGCTGGATGAAGGTATCCGACTGGCAGATCAGGTGCTGCGCATTCTCGACAAGCCGCTGTTCGTCGATAAACAACTGATCAGCGTCAGCGGGTCACTAGGGCTTGCTTGCTCACCGCAGCACGGTAGCGATCCGGAAACACTGATGAAGCATGCCGGGCAGGCGCTGCACAAGGCCAAAGCCAATGGCAAGAATCAGGTACAGATATTCACCGAAGCGCTGCATGCCGAGGCCAACTACAAGTTGTTCGTCGAAAACAACTTGCGCCGGGCCCTCCTGCAGAACGAGCTGGAGGTGTTCTACCAGCCCAAACTGTGCCTGCGTACTGGCCGGCTGCAGGGTCTGGAGGCGTTGCTGCGCTGGAACCATCCGGAAAAGGGCATGATCAGCCCGGATCAGTTCATCAGCGTCGCGGAAGAAACCGGACTGATCATCCCCATCGGCAAATGGGTCGCTCGCGAAGCATGTCGCATGGGTGTCAGACTGTCAGCGCTAGGCCTTGGCAACCCGCAGATAGCGATCAATCTATCGCCCAAGCAGTTTTCTGACCCGGACCTCCTGGGGTCGATTGCGGCGATCCTGCTTGAGGAGCAGCTTCCGCCAGCCCAGCTGGAGCTGGAGCTGACCGAAAGCCTTCTACTCGATGCCACAGAGGAAACCCGCCAACAGCTGATTGGTCTCAAGGCACTGGGGCTGACGCTGGCCATGGACGACTTCGGCACAGGCTATTCCTCGCTGAGTTATCTCAAGAAATTCCCCATCGATGTCATCAAGATCGATCGCAGTTTCATCAAGGACATTCCCGACAATCAGGACGATGTGGAAATCACCTCTGCAGTAATCGCCATGGCTCGCAAGCTGCACCTCAAGGTTGTTGCCGAGGGCATCGAAACGCAGGCGCAGCTGCAGTTCCTTCGCCTGCACCGCTGCGACATCGGCCAGGGCTACCTGTTCGACAAACCCATTCCGGGAAACAATCTGA